AGGCGCGCCCCACCGCGGGAGCGGACGTCGACCTCAAGGCCGGCGGCTCCAAGCCCGCAGTCCGCAAGCAAGCCCCCTCCATGTGAGGTCCAGTGAACTCCAGTCAGGAGGTCGCGCCATGGCCATGCGATTCAGGAACAACTACCAGGCGACCATCTGGGCGATGGTCGAGTGGTCCTTCCCCAACTGTCCCGACGGCGGCGACTGGCTGAAGAAGGGCTGGTGGCAGATCGCCCCAGGCCAGGAAGTCATCGTGTACGGCGGCGACGCCGACGCCGTGAACCGCTTCTGGTACGCCTACGCCCACACCGACGACGGCGTCGAATGGGGAGGCACCTTCCCCGAACTCGTTCCGCCGCAGCGGTTCGAGTGGTGCGAGAAGACCTCCAGCACCCAGTGCCGCACCATCAACATGCACCAGTTCGAGGTCACGACCTCCGACCATGTGCACAGCTTCAACGGAGGCTGAGATGTCGGAGCCCCAGAAGTCCGGTACGCACGGCACGCCGACCGGACGCCGCGTCGTATGCGGCATCCTGCCGCCGTACATCCTGCACAAACTGACCGAGGCCGACGATCCCCACGTACGCGAGGCCGCCCGCAACACCCTGGCCATCGACGCCGAGTTCCGGGCGAACAGGGTCGCCACGCCGAGCCTGGTCTCGCCCGCCATGCCCGAGGACTTCGTCCTCCAGCGCACGATCTACGACACCCACCACACCGCGGAGCTGCCCGGCGACGTCGTCCGGGAGGAAGGGGGCCAGCCGGTGCTGGACGGCACGGCCAACCGTGCCTACGAGAGCCTCGGCCTGACCTTCGACTTCTTCAAGGAGGTCTACGGCCGCCACTCCATCGACGACGCCAACCTCCCGCTGGACGCCACGGTCCACTACCGTCGCCGGTTCAACAACGCGTTCTGGGACACCCAGCAGATGGTCTTCGGCGACGGGGACGGCATCGTCTTCAACGACTTCACCATCTCCCACGACATCGTCGCCCACGAGCTCACCCACGGCGTCACGCAGTACACCGCGGGTCTCGTGTACCAGGACCAGGCCGGCGCGCTCAACGAGTCGATCTCCGATGTCTTCGGCTCGCTCGTCAAGCAGTACGCCCGCCGCCAGAACGCCGACGAAGCCGACTGGCTGATCGGCGCGGGCCTGTTCACCCCGGCGGTGCGCGGCCAGGCGCTGCGCTCCATGAAGGCGCCGGGCACGGCCTTCGACGACGCCCAGCTGGGCGGCGCCGACCCGCAGCCCAGCCACATGACCCACTATGTGCGCGGCACGTTCGACCAC
This window of the Streptomyces sp. NBC_01275 genome carries:
- a CDS encoding M4 family metallopeptidase, which encodes MSEPQKSGTHGTPTGRRVVCGILPPYILHKLTEADDPHVREAARNTLAIDAEFRANRVATPSLVSPAMPEDFVLQRTIYDTHHTAELPGDVVREEGGQPVLDGTANRAYESLGLTFDFFKEVYGRHSIDDANLPLDATVHYRRRFNNAFWDTQQMVFGDGDGIVFNDFTISHDIVAHELTHGVTQYTAGLVYQDQAGALNESISDVFGSLVKQYARRQNADEADWLIGAGLFTPAVRGQALRSMKAPGTAFDDAQLGGADPQPSHMTHYVRGTFDHGGVHINSGIPNHAFYLTAVAIGGYAWERAGKIWYDTITSGRLAENATFEQFAHVTADVAEHLYGTRSELDAVMKAWSDVGVNVNGA
- a CDS encoding DUF1036 domain-containing protein; translation: MAMRFRNNYQATIWAMVEWSFPNCPDGGDWLKKGWWQIAPGQEVIVYGGDADAVNRFWYAYAHTDDGVEWGGTFPELVPPQRFEWCEKTSSTQCRTINMHQFEVTTSDHVHSFNGG